One genomic region from Phocoena sinus isolate mPhoSin1 chromosome 21, mPhoSin1.pri, whole genome shotgun sequence encodes:
- the POMK gene encoding protein O-mannose kinase isoform X2 codes for METRPQGGRKGPPPRDVPPVVGLLLSMALMNALLYLCLDWLFISPRRSTEDPTRCPYGHFRMGPTSNCSPWLSCEQLRTEVRQMKRVGEGAVKRVFLSEWKERKVALSRLTRLEVRDDFLHGLRMLKSLQSEHVVTLLGYCEADNSILTEYHPLGSLSSLEATLNLSKYRSTNTWQHRLQLALGYVAIIDFLHRSPLGTLVMCDSSDLPKTLSQYLLTANFSIVLNDLDALPLVNRSTGALVKCGHRELRGDFVAPEQLWPYGEDVPFHDDLMPAYDEKIDIWKIPDVSSFLLGHVEGSDMVRFHLFDIHKACKSQTPAERPTAQDVLDTYQKVLNLLRDTATSQTREML; via the exons ATGGAGACGAGGCCCCAGGGGGGCAGGAAAGGGCCCCCGCCCAGGGACGTGCCCCCAGTGGTGGGACTGCTGCTGTCCATGGCCCTCATGAACGCCCTCCTCTACCTCTGCCTCGACTGGCTCTTCATCTCACCCCGGCGCTCCACGGAGGACCCCACGCGCTGTCCCTACGGCCACTTCCGGATGGGGCCGACGAGCAACTGCTCCCCGTGGCTGTCCTGCGAGCAGCTGAGGACAGAAGTGAGACAGATGAAGCGTGTCGGGGAAGGAGCCGTGAAGAGA GTGTTTCTGTCCGAGTGGAAGGAACGCAAGGTGGCTTTGTCGCGGCTCACCAGGCTGGAGGTAAGAGACGACTTCCTGCACGGACTGCGGATGCTGAAGTCGTTGCAGAGTGAGCACGTCGTCACGCTGCTGGGCTACTGTGAGGCTGACAACAGCATCCTCACCGAGTACCACCCCTTAGGCTCCCTGAGCAGCCTGGAGGCGACGCTGAACCTCTCCAAGTACCGGAGCACGAACACATGGCAGCACAGGCTGCAGCTGGCCCTGGGCTACGTGGCCATCATCGACTTCCTGCACCGTAGCCCCCTGGGCACGCTGGTCATGTGCGACTCCAGCGACCTGCCCAAGACGCTGTCCCAGTACCTGCTGACCGCCAACTTCAGCATCGTGCTCAACGACCTGGACGCCCTGCCCCTGGTGAACCGCAGCACCGGGGCCCTGGTGAAGTGCGGCCACCGGGAGCTTCGCGGGGACTTCGTGGCCCCAGAGCAGCTGTGGCCCTACGGAGAGGACGTGCCTTTTCACGACGACCTCATGCCCGCGTATGACGAGAAGATCGACATCTGGAAGATTCCAGACGTCTCCAGTTTCCTTCTGGGGCACGTAGAAGGGAGCGACATGGTCCGATTCCACTTGTTTGATATTCACAAGGCGTGTAAGAGCCAGACGCCTGCAGAGAGACCCACCGCTCAGGACGTCCTGGACACTTACCAGAAGGTTTTGAATCTACTCAGAGACACCGCGACATCTCAGACAAGAGAGATGCTGTAA
- the POMK gene encoding protein O-mannose kinase isoform X1, translated as MPRCHRLQELAEASTMETRPQGGRKGPPPRDVPPVVGLLLSMALMNALLYLCLDWLFISPRRSTEDPTRCPYGHFRMGPTSNCSPWLSCEQLRTEVRQMKRVGEGAVKRVFLSEWKERKVALSRLTRLEVRDDFLHGLRMLKSLQSEHVVTLLGYCEADNSILTEYHPLGSLSSLEATLNLSKYRSTNTWQHRLQLALGYVAIIDFLHRSPLGTLVMCDSSDLPKTLSQYLLTANFSIVLNDLDALPLVNRSTGALVKCGHRELRGDFVAPEQLWPYGEDVPFHDDLMPAYDEKIDIWKIPDVSSFLLGHVEGSDMVRFHLFDIHKACKSQTPAERPTAQDVLDTYQKVLNLLRDTATSQTREML; from the exons ATGCCGCGCTGCCACCGCCTCCAG GAGCTCGCAGAAGCCAGCACCATGGAGACGAGGCCCCAGGGGGGCAGGAAAGGGCCCCCGCCCAGGGACGTGCCCCCAGTGGTGGGACTGCTGCTGTCCATGGCCCTCATGAACGCCCTCCTCTACCTCTGCCTCGACTGGCTCTTCATCTCACCCCGGCGCTCCACGGAGGACCCCACGCGCTGTCCCTACGGCCACTTCCGGATGGGGCCGACGAGCAACTGCTCCCCGTGGCTGTCCTGCGAGCAGCTGAGGACAGAAGTGAGACAGATGAAGCGTGTCGGGGAAGGAGCCGTGAAGAGA GTGTTTCTGTCCGAGTGGAAGGAACGCAAGGTGGCTTTGTCGCGGCTCACCAGGCTGGAGGTAAGAGACGACTTCCTGCACGGACTGCGGATGCTGAAGTCGTTGCAGAGTGAGCACGTCGTCACGCTGCTGGGCTACTGTGAGGCTGACAACAGCATCCTCACCGAGTACCACCCCTTAGGCTCCCTGAGCAGCCTGGAGGCGACGCTGAACCTCTCCAAGTACCGGAGCACGAACACATGGCAGCACAGGCTGCAGCTGGCCCTGGGCTACGTGGCCATCATCGACTTCCTGCACCGTAGCCCCCTGGGCACGCTGGTCATGTGCGACTCCAGCGACCTGCCCAAGACGCTGTCCCAGTACCTGCTGACCGCCAACTTCAGCATCGTGCTCAACGACCTGGACGCCCTGCCCCTGGTGAACCGCAGCACCGGGGCCCTGGTGAAGTGCGGCCACCGGGAGCTTCGCGGGGACTTCGTGGCCCCAGAGCAGCTGTGGCCCTACGGAGAGGACGTGCCTTTTCACGACGACCTCATGCCCGCGTATGACGAGAAGATCGACATCTGGAAGATTCCAGACGTCTCCAGTTTCCTTCTGGGGCACGTAGAAGGGAGCGACATGGTCCGATTCCACTTGTTTGATATTCACAAGGCGTGTAAGAGCCAGACGCCTGCAGAGAGACCCACCGCTCAGGACGTCCTGGACACTTACCAGAAGGTTTTGAATCTACTCAGAGACACCGCGACATCTCAGACAAGAGAGATGCTGTAA